From the Kallotenue papyrolyticum genome, the window ATGGCCAAGGTGCTGTAGTGATGTGGAGGCGCTCATGGTTGTGCCTGAGGCTGGTTGCCGCTGGCGGCTTTGAGCTGCGCCAGCGCTTCTTCGGGGGTCAACTCGCCCCGGCCCAGCCGCTCCAGAACGTCCAGGCGCTCGCTGCGCGGTGGCGGCGGCGCTTCGCCATAGCCCATTGCCGCCGCCAGCTCGTCCATGCGGTTGCGTACTGTGTTGTAGTGCACGCCTAGTTCGCTGGCAACGCGGTTCATGTTGCCGCGATTCTTGACCAGCAGGGCGATCAACTGGATCTGTTCTGGCGTGAGGCGCTTCAGCAGCCCGAGATCGAACTGGCCTTCGATGCTACCGTGACAGTTCACGCAGTCCAGACGTGTGGCAATCAGCTCGCCAGCGCAGATCGGACAGCGCGTCAATAACGGATAACTCATGCTACGATCCTCCTTGGCGTGGACGCCGTTCATCGCTTAGCTGTCCGGCGGCACGACAATCCCGATGCGCTCGAGTGCGGCGCGCATGGGCGCGGTCGTGTGCAACTGCAGCGGAATGCGATCCCAGGCGTCGGAGTGACTGCGAAACAGGAGCCGGCTGCGCCACAGATCATCGCCACCCACCAGCATGCGCAGGCGTTGGGTTGGTGCGACGCCGCCGTGCAGGCGCACCGGCGCGGCGTACACGGCTTCGACCAGCACGCCCTGGCGTTCGAGCTGCTGCCAGCTATGATCTGAGAAGCCGAAATCTCCAAAAAAGTAGCCCTCCGAGATCGTGGCGTTGAAGGCGCTGACCAGCGACGCAAAGCGTGGATCGCCGGGTGCGAGCGTGAGCGGCCGGCCACGATCAATGACCATGAGCTGGCGCGGCTGCGCCGCAAAGCTGCTGCTCCACCACAACGGATCGCCGGTGACGACCGTGCGGTAGGCATACACGAAGCCGCCAAACACCAGCACAATCACCAGCAGCAGCCCGGTCAGCCTGGCCAGGCTGAAGGTGGGACGCTCGCCGTCGGCGGGCTGGGGACGCGGCAGTAGCTCATGCAGCATCGCGCTTCCTCAGCTTGGCTCGACGATCAGGTGGCCATCGGCGCAGCGCTGGTGCGCTGCGGCCGACAGCTTCGCGAGCCGCGCGGCAGTCTGCTGCAGCGCCTCTTCCAGGTGGGCCTGGACCAGCGCGTCGATCGGGGTGTGTAGTGCTGCGCCCGGCGTGGCCGCGCGCGCGTCGCTCAGGCGCCCATCGGGTTCGAGGATGATCATGGCCTTCCTCCTGCAGTCATGCCACTACTGGTTCTATTCTACAATATAATTGTAGAAAGTCAATACCTTCATTGTGTTTATTTTCTGGAAGGCGCGGCGCGGGTGCGGGTAGGCAGGTCTGAGGCAGCTCGGGTATAATGGACCTCCCCGGAGCAGTGGGTCAACCGGCGCGGCAGCGCACAGCGAAAAGAGAAACGCGTGAATACCATCGTTGTTGCCATCGATGTCGAGACGACAGGGCTGGAAGCGGGCATCGACGAGATCATCGAGGTTGCGGCGGTCAAGTTCCGTGGCGACGAGGTGCTGGAGACCTTTCAGCGGCTGGTGCGTCCGCGTCACAGCCTGCCGATCAAGATTGCGCAGCTGACCGGCATCAGTGCCGCCGAGTTGGAACAGGCCGCGCCGTTTCATACGATTGCGCCCGAGTTGGTGCGCTTCATCAAGAGCTATCCGGTCGTCGGGCATTCGGTCGCGTTCGATGTGCGCATGCTGGCCGCGCAGGGCCTGCGCCTCGCGCAACCCGCCTATGATACGTTCGAACTGGCGACGCTGTTGCTGCCCGGGCTGCCCTCCTACAACCTGACGGCGCTGGCGTCCAGGTTGGGCATTGCCCATCCGGAGGCCCACCGCGCGCTGGCCGACGCGGAGGTGACGCGCCGGGTGTTTGTCCGGCTGCTGGAGCGGATCGCGCAGTTGGACGATGCGACGCTGGAAGAGATCGTTCGTCTCAGCCGCCAGAGCGAGTGGACGCCGCGCCTGTTGTTTGAGGCCGTGCTGCGCGAGCGGGCCTTCCAGGCCCTCCGGCGTCCGTTGCCGGCAGCCGAGCTGCCGCCGCCAGGCGTGGTCTGGCGTGGGCTCAAACCGCTGGAGCCGACCGGCAGCACGGCGCTGCTCGATCCGGCGGCGATCGCGGCCTTTTTCGCGTCCGATGGACCGCTGAGTCGCGCGTTTCCCGGCTATGAACGGCGCGATCAGCAACTGACCATGACCCAGGCGGTGGCGCGCGTCTTCAACGAAGGCGGCACGTTGCTGGTCGAAGCGCCGACGGGCACGGGCAAATCGATGGCCTACCTCGTGCCCGCGGCGCGCTTTGCTGCCGAGCGTGGTCAGCGCGTGGTGATCTCGACCAACACTATCAACCTGCAGGATCAGCTCTTTTTCAAGGACATCCCGGCGCTGCAGGGTGTGATCAATCACTGCGTGACGCATGATCTGGGGGTGGAGGCGCAGCCGTTCAGTGCGGCGCTGCTCAAAGGCCGTGGTAATTACCTGTGCCTGCAGCGCTACGAGCGCTTGCGCCGGCAGGAGCAGCTTACCCCTGAACAGGCGCAAGCGCTGATCAAGATCGGCCTGTGGTTGCGTGAGACGCAGAGCGGCGATCGCGCCGAGCTGGTGCTGGACGAGCGCGAAGCGCGCGTCTGGTCCGACGTCAACGCGACGCTCGAAACCTGCACCGGCGCGCGCTGTCCCGCCTTCGACCGGTGCTTCTTTTTCAGCGCGCGGCGCGCGGCCGAGGCGGCGCATCTGGTTGTCGTCAATCACGCGCTGCTGCTGAGCGACATTCAGGCCGAGAGCGGTGTGCTGCCACGCTACGACCACCTGATCATCGACGAGGCGCATCATCTGGAGGATGTGGCCACCGATCAACTCGGCTGGCAGCTCGAACAGGCTACGCTGCTGGCGTTTTTAGATAATCTGTGGCAGGCCGGCGGCGCGCGCCTGGTGAGCGGCCTGCTCGCCGAGCTGCCCAACTATTTCAAAGGCTCGGCGGCGACGCCGCAGGATCTCGATCGCGCCGAAGGGCTGGCCGCGGCGCTGCGTCCGCTGATCGACCAGGCACGCCAGGCCAGCTACCCGCTCTGGCGAGCGCTGCGCCGGTGCGTCGAGCAGCTCGCCAAAGAGCAGGCGCCCGAGGTGCGGCTGCGGCTGACCGACGCGGTGCGGCGCAGCCCGCTCTGGGTTGAGGTGCAGCGCGCCTGGGAGAACGTGGCGCTGCCGCTGGCCGAGATCGGCAAGGGGCTGGCGCGCCTCGAAGCGCAGATCACGACGCTGCAGGATGCCGGGCTGCTGGAGTATGATGAGTTGGTGCTGCGCCTTGGCATGGCCGCCAACTGGGCCGTGGATAGCGTGGTGCTGGGCACCGAGGTGATCAACGGCAGCGCCGAGACGATCCAGTGGTTGGCGCTCGAGCGCCAGCGCGACGTCGTGCGCCTGCACCAGGCGCCGCTGCATGTCGGGCCGCTGCTGCAGGAGCGGCTGTTTGCGGCCAAGGAGACGGTGGTGTTGGCCTCGGCTACGCTCTCGATCGATGGCTCGTTCGCCTACGTTCGCGAGCGGCTGGGCCTGAGCGACGCGCCGGTAGATGAGGTGCAGCTCGACTCGCCCTTCGATTACCAGCGCTCGACCCTGCTCTATCTGCCGACCGATATGCCAGAGCCCAGCGAACGCAGCTACCAGCGCGCGCTGGAGGATGCGCTCATCGCGCTGGCGACCGCGACCGGCGGTCGCATGCTGGCGCTGTTCACGTCGGTCGCCGCGCTGCGCCAGACCTACCGCGCCATTCAGGAGCCGCTCGAGGATCGCGAAATTGTGGTGTTGGGCCAGGGCATCGATGGTTCGCGGCGCGCGCTGCTGCAGCGCTTCCGCGAGCATCCGCGCAGCGTGCTGCTGGGCACCAGCTCCTTCTGGGAGGGCGTGGATATCGTTGGTGAGGCGCTCAGCGTGCTGGTGATTGCCAAGTTGCCCTTTGCCGTGCCGAGCGATCCGGTCTTTGCCGCGCGCTCCGAGCTGTTCGAGGATGCGTTTACCGGCTATGCCGTGCCGCAGGCGATCCTCAAGTTCAAGCAGGGCTTTGGCCGGCTGATTCGTTCGCGCGAGGATCGCGGTGTGGTCGCGGTGCTGGATCGCCGCTTGCTGACCAAGCGCTACGGGCGCCTCTTTCTGGCCTCGCTACCGCCCTGTACGCTGCAACAGGCGCCGCTGCGCGATCTGCCGCCGGTGGCCATGGCCTGGTTGGAGCGCCGCGCCTGAGGCATGGCCGGCGCGGATGACCACGCAGCGTGGTTCGCCGGCAAGGAGGTCTGGGCTATGCCGATTACCTATCGGAGCGCGTTGCAGCTCAGCCTGCCGGCCATCGCCGAGATCCACACCCAGGCGTACGGCACCGCTTGGGTGTCATCGCCGCAGAAGTTGGCCGAGATCGTTCGTGTGCAAAATGTTGATCTGCAGCTCAGCCTGATCGCCTACGATGGCCGCCGTCCGATTGGTCTGGCGCTGCTGGGCCGCCGACATGCGCACGGCTGGCTCTACGACTTCGCGATCGCGCCCGCTTACCGCGGTGCCGGAGTGGGTACGCGCCTGCTGCTGGCGGCGACGCGCGAAGCGGCGCGTCAGGGGGTGCGCGATATCGAGCTGGATGTCTGGGAGCGCCGCGCCGATGCGATTCGCCTCTACCAGCGCGCCGGCTTCGAACATCGGCGCACCTACCTGGTCTTCGAGGCGAGCGGCGCGCAGCTTGGCCTCGACGCGACGCTGCCGCCGGACTGGCGCGTCGAGCCCTGTCGTGTGGAAGCGATCACCGGCTGGTACGCCGCGGCGTTGGAGCGCGAGCCGGAGCCGTGCTGGGATCGTCAGCTTCCATCACTGCTGAGCTACAGCGACGCGCGCGCCTGTCTGTTGAGCGATCGGCACGGGCCGTTGATCTGCCTGCACTATGCTGCGCGACCGGCCGATGGACACGATCCGGATCGCCTGCGGCCTATGTTTGTGGGGCTGCGCGAGGATGCCAGCGCGGCGCATGTAGGCATGTTGCTGCCCGTCGTGGCGCGCATGCACTTTGCCGATCCGGCGACGGTGGCCTTTCGGCTGGCGCTCGAACCGGAGAACAGCACGCTGGCGCGTTTGCTCCAGCAGCTCGGCATACAGGTGGTTGGACGTGCCTTGGATATGCGCCTGTCCCTGGCTTGAGGCGCGTGGCTTTAGCGATCGGCGCAGGTCAACAACTGGCGCAAGGTGTGCGGCTGTCGCGCGCCGGTAGAGGCGGATCTACGCATGGTCGTAGATGCGCAGGGCCGGATCGGCCGCGTTGTCGTCGAGCGTCCAGGCGCCAAGCCGCGGCAAGGCGACGATCAGGTGGTGTTGCCGCAGGCCCAGCCGGCTGGCGGGCCGGCGCGTGGCACGTCCCGCCTGCCCGTCGTTGAGCAGGTGATAGGTCGATATGTGGGTAGAACCACGACGATCAGCATGGGCTCAGCAAGCCGCAGCCGTCGAGTGAGCGGCGCCTGCTCGGCGCGCAGCCGCAGATGGAGCGTGAGGCTGCCGCGTCGGGCGGCGAGTACAGGCGAGTACAATAGAGGCATGACGGACCAGAGCGATCTTCAGCATGCGGGTCGTCCCCGCATCGACGTCGAGACGGCAGTTGAGGCGCCGTTGCAGGTGCTCGTGGCACGCTTGGCGGAGTTGACGTCGGACGAGGCCCGCACGCTGATCCTGCGCGGCGCGGTCTGGATCGATCGCCACCGCTGCCGCGAGCCTGAGCGCGTTGTTCATGCCGGCCAGCGGGTGGTGATCCATTTCCCGCCCTCCGGTCGCTACGATAGCATTGTCCTGACGCCGGAAGATATTCTTTGGGAGGATCAGGCCTTGCTGGCGCTCAATAAGCGGCCTGGTTGGCATGCCAATTACACGCCCTGGGATGTGCATGGCACGCTGCCGACGGCGCTGGCTGCCTTTTTGCGCGCGCGTGATGGTTTCGATCATCCGCTCCATTTTCTGCACCAGCTCGATCGCGACACCTCGGGCGTGCTGCTGGTGAGCAAAGACCCAACGATCAATCCGTTGATGCAGCGTCTGTTTCTCAGCGGCGGTGTGCACAAGCGCTACCTGGCGCTGGCTGCCGGCCGGTTGGAGCAGCCGGCCTACACCATCGTCACCGGCCATGGACGTGGACGCGGCGGTCTGTTTCGCGTCTATCCGGTCGAGGAGGTCGGGCGCGAGCTGCCCCTGGGTCGGCAACGGGTACGGCGCATGGAAACGCAGATCACCGTGCTGGCCCGCGCTGACGAGGCTACCCTCCTCGAAGCACGACCGATCACCGGACGGACGCATCAGATTCGCCTGCATCTGGCCTATCTCGGGCATCCGTTGCTGGGCGATGCGCGCTACGGTGGTCCCCTGCAGCTTGGCGATCTGCCGCTGCCACACCATCTGCTGCATGCCGCGCAGCTCAGCTTTCGTCACCCGCGCGGCGGCCAGGCGATCGATCTGCGCGCGCCCGTGCCGCCAAGCTGGCTGCCGTTCCTGGAGCGTTTGGGTTGGATGGCGGTGGTGGAGCGCTGGTGGCGCGCAGCCTAGGAGGGCGCTGGCTCATTCCGCGCCGAAGACGCCGCCTTCAGCCTCTTTCCAGCGGTAGTAGCCGTACAGCTCGTCGTCGGTCACGGCGCTTTCCTGGATCAGCATCGGCTTCCAATCGTAGAAGAGCGCGACGCGCAGCGGGAGATGCCCGATGCCGAAACCGTCGGGATCGTCAATGCGCCCCAGGCTCAGCTCGTCAGGCTGGAGCGCCTGGGGCGGCGCGGGGTAGGTGTTGCGGTAGAGGCGGACATGGACGATGTCCGCCTCCAGCCTCAGGATTTTGGCGATGCCCCAGTGTCCAGGGCCGCGCTGGATGGCGTAGAGCCCGCCTTCGATCAGCGGTGGCCGGCGCAACAGGCGATCAAACCAGCGCATAGCTTCGGCGCGCGTGCGGCAGGCGGCGTGTTACAGCGCGACGCGCCTGCCGGCTAGGCGGTGTGGAATTCCATTTCAATGCGACCCAAGCGCAAACGCGCACCGTCATGCAGCGCGGTCGGCGTGTTGGGCGCGAGGCGCTGCCCATCAACGTGCGTATAGTTGGTGCTGTCTAGATCGGTAATCGTCCACTGGCCGCTCTCCTGGCGCAGCAGCGCGTGCCGCCGGCTGACACCGCCCGCCTCGCCGCCGTAGGGTGTCAGGTCGATATCGGGATGGATGCCGCTGATGGGGTCTTCGCGCCCGATGATGACCTCACTCCCGCCGGGGATGGCGATCGCCGTGCCGTCGCGCAGCACCAGGCGTGGACCGCTCGGCGTGGGCTGCGGCGCAGCTGGTGGTGGCGGCGCGGGCTGTGCCTCCGCCGCCACTGTGGCGGCTGCCGGTGCGGCGCTTGATGCAGCGCCGGCGGGAGCCGCTGCCACAGTGGGCGCTTCAGCCGGTGCGGGGGTGGAGACCGCCGCAGGCTCCTCAGCCGCTGCCGACGCGGCAGCGCGTTGTTGCGCGACATCCAGCGCGCTGGGCAGTGGATGGCGCACGCCGCCCAGCGCGTTCAGCCGCGCTTCGGCCTCCTGCAGCTTGTGGCGGGCTTCGTCGAGGCCCTGCCGCAGCGCGGCGGGCATGGCAGCGCCGAACTGCTGCTCGAGCTGTTCAAGCTGGCTGACGAGCTGGCGCTGCGTGGCAACCTCTTCTTCCAGCCGGCGCAGCTCCTCGGGATCAGCCTGCGGCTGGCTGGGCAGGGCGGCCAGTTGCGCTTCGGCCTCCTGCAGCTTGTGGCGGGCTTCGTCGAGGCCCTGCCGCAGCGCGGCGGGCATGGCAGCGCCGAACTGCTGCTCGAGCTGTTCGAGCTGGCTGACGAGCTGGCGCTGTGTGGCGATCGCCTGCTCCAGACGTTCACGCTCGGCCTGCAGGTCGCCGCCCGCCGCCGGCGTGGGCGCCGCTTGCGCTTCGGGTGTGGTTGCCGCCGGCGTGGGCGCCGCTTCGGCTTCGGGCGCGGCCGGCGTTGCTGCCGGAGCCGCTTCAGGCGCACGTGGTGGAGCGGTGCCCTCGCTCGGCAAGGCGGTGGCGTCGCGCAGGTCGCCGTGCGGGCCCAGCGGCGCTCCCTCCGGCGCCGCGACCAGCTCCTGATCCTCGGCAGCCGGCGGCGCGCTCGTGGCCGGCTGGAGCTGCGCGCCGCACTGGTCGCAAAAGCGGTTGGCAGCATCGTTGACTGCGCCGCACTGCGGGCAGGTGAGGGTTCCAGCCTGTTCGCTTGCGCCGACGGGTGCGGCTGCTTCGGGCACGGGTATGGCGACCGGCTGCGGGGGTGGCAGGGCCGCGCCGCAGTTGTCGCAGAAGGCCGTGCCGGGGACGTTCTCCTGTCCGCAGACCGGGCAGATCACGCCATTACTCGTGCCGGTGGGTGCTTCCGCGGCAGGCGCTGGGGCTGCCGTCGCCTGCAACGGGGCACCACATTGATCGCAAAAACGGTTGCCTGCATCGTTGATATGGCCGTTCGGGCAGGTGATGGCCATCGCCGCCTCCTTCAGTCGCATGGTCGGAGTTCGCACGCGCGCATCGGCCTCACGCGACGACTCACCGCGCACAGGGCATGATAGCATACCCCGTCAACAACGCTGATTAGGACGCTGGCGCAGCGACGAGAGTTGCGCTTGGGCTGCCAGGCTCAGGCCCCGGCGGTGGGCAGGGGGTCGGCAGCCAACACGACGACGGTCACGTTGTCGCGGCCACCGCGCTGGTTGGCTAGTTCGATCAGGCGGTCGCAGGCCTGCTGAGGGGTCGGCGCATCGGAGACGGTGCGGGCCAGCTCGGCGTCGCTGACGTGCAGCGGCAATCCGTCCGAGCAGAGCAGCACGCGCTCACCGCGGCGCAGCGTGCGCGCCACAACATCCGGTTCGACCTCGGCATCCACGCCCAGCGTGCGCGCCAGATGGTGGCGTTGCGGGTGGGTGGCGGCATCCGCTGGACTGATCGTGCCCTGGTCGATCAGCTCGGCGACTACGGTATGATCGGCGGTGAGCTGCGTGATGTGTGGCCGGCGCACCGCCGGGCGGATCACATAGGCGCGGCTATCACCGATGTGTGCAATGCGGATGCGGCGCTCCCAGATCACGCCGAGCAGCAGGGTGGTGCCCATGCCGTTGAGCCGCCGTGCGCTGCGCGCGCGATGGTGAACCGCGCCGTTGGCCTGGCGGAGTGTTTCGCGGAGCACCTGCTGCCAGGCAGTTTCGTTGGCCGGTATCTCGCGCAACAGGTGCTCGGCCAGCGTCTGAACCGCAACCTGCACCGCCAACTGGCTGGCTTCGGCGCCGGCGCGCGTGCCGCCCATGCCGTCGGCCAGCGCGGCGATCACCACGCGGCGGCCAGCGCGATCAAACTCGTAGATCGCGCTGGTATCCTCGTTGGCTGTGCGTGCGCGCCCCGGATCGCTGCGCTGCGCGTAGTGGATCAGCAAGGGTGGGCGATGGTGAGTCATACCTTGTGTTGAACATCGGACATGCTGCGGCGGATTATAGCACTCGCGCATGCGCGCACGACTCAGAGTCGTCTGATGGCCGGCTGACGCGAGTCTGCAAGGAGGAGGTATGCCGGAGGAGATGGCGGGCAACGTGTACGAGCGCATCTATGCTGCGGTGCGCCGCGTGCCGGCGGGCTATGTGACGACCTACGGCGCGGTGGGGCGCGCGGTCGGCTGTCCGGCGCGGGTGGTAGGCTATGCCCTGCATGCCCTGCGCGGGACGCGCGTGGTAGAGGTGCCCTGGCAGCGCGTGGTCAATGCGCGTGGTCGCATTGCAACGCAGGGCGATCGGCAGCGCCGTCTGCTGGAGGCCGAGGGGATTGAGTTTGAAGCCGATGGGCGTGTCGATCTGGCGCGCTACGGCTGGCCGGAGTTCTGGTGATCCCAGCCCAGCAGCGCTTCGGCACGCTGCCGCCACACGCCGGCGGGATCGCCATCGGCGGCGGCGATCAGGTGTGTTTGCGCCGCCTCGCGCGCACCGGTCTGCATCTGCGCCGCGCCCAGGTAGAAGTGGAGCGCCGGACTGTCGGGCTGCCGTTGGAGTCCCGCTTGCGCCGCCGCACGCGCCTCGTCGAAGCGACGACAGTAGTACAGCGCCGCCGCGAGCGCCTGCCAGCTGGCGGCATCCTCCGGCGCGATGACGGTGGCCTCGCGCGCGGCGGGTACGCCATCCTCGCAGACACGGTAGGCGCTGCTCAGGTAGAAGTTGGCCAGCGCCAGGGCATAGCGCGGACGCGCCTCCGCTTGAGCGATGTCGCGGGCGCGGTGCAGTTCGGCGGCAGCGCGCGCGTATTCGCGGCGGGCGGCCAAGACCTCCGCGCGCGCCAGGGCCAGCGCCGGATCCAGTGGTTGGAAGCGTTCGGCGGTGTCCAGCACGGCTGCGGCGGTGGCGATCTCGCCGCGGCTCACCAGCAGCGTAGCCAACAGTGTGGCGACGACCGGATCTTCAGGATGGGCAGCATGCAATTCGGCCAACTGTTGCGTCGCGGCGGGCTGCTGCCCGATCTGCCAGCGGGCGTAGGCGGCCTGGGCCTGTGCCAAGATGAAGTGTGCGTCATCGGCGGGCACGCGCTCGAAGTGCTGTAGTGCCAGGCGTGGCAGGTTCTGCTGCAGCGCCATCTGCCCCAGCAGCAGGTCGCGCTCGGCTGCGGGACGGTGATGGATCGCCTGGAGCTGGCGGGCATCCTGCACGAGCTGCGCCGCTGTGCGCGGCAGCAACGGACGTGTATCGGGCGCGGGCGGGGGGAGCCGCTCCGGAATGGCGTGCAGCATGCTATGCGCTGCGTCATTGCTGAGCGCCAGCCGGGTCTGCGCCAGGGCGCGCCACGGCTCGGGCAGGGCCAGGCGCAACGCAGCCAGGTAGTGTTGCGCTGCCGCGCTCGGCTGCCCGGCACGCAACGCCGCCTCGCCGCGCAACAGATCGACGAGCGGGCGCAAGGGTGAGCGCGGATCGACCGCTTCCCATTCGCGCGCAGCGATGGTCGTTTGGCCATCGCGCGCGGCACACTCGGCGAGCAGCAGATGTGCCAGCGCGGCCTCATCGCGGCGCAGCGGCCACTGCAACGCCCGGCCGGCGGCAACCTGCGCCTGGGGACACTCGCCGCGCAGCAGCGCAATCTGGCCGCGCCGGAGCTGGATCAGCCCCAGATCATCGGGGAGCGCCGCGTAGGCACGCCGCGCCTCGGCGATGCGTCCCGCGCGCCAGAGCTGTTCCGCGTCGCGCCGGGCGTCGTTCATCGGCTGTGGGCGCAGGATCAGCAGGCTGACGCCGATCAGCAGCAGCGTGCCGCAACAGAGCGAGAACCAGGTGCGCATATCTGCGACTGTACCGCTGCGCGCGTCCACCTGCCACTTGCCGTCGTGCGCGGTGCTCCTATGTGCGCATCGCCGATCGTCAGCTCAGCGGTGGGACCGCCACGATCAGGCGTAGCAGGCCGCCGGCCTGGCGCTCATGCCGCTCCAGACGCCAGCCCAGTGCCTGCAGCAGCGCAGGCGTGTCGCGATTGGGATGGCAGCCGCCCGCCAGCGTGCGCCACAGCGGCGTGATCGCGTCCAGCAGCGCGTCGGGCAGGGGATGATCCGTGCGCGTGTGTTCGAGCTGCACCAACCGGCCAGCGGGACGGAGCACCCGCGCCACCTCGCGCAGCGCTGCCGCCGGATCGGGGATCGAACAGAAGACCAGCGCCGAGGTGACGATGTCGAAGCTGCGGTCCCGAAACGGCAGCCGTTGCGCGTCGGCCAGCGCGAGTCGAACGTTGTGGCGGGCGGCGCGGCGGCGGGCAGCGCGCAGCAGATCAGGATCAATATCGATCGCCGTGACGCGGGCACCAGGTCCGTAGGCGGCCAGGTTGCGCCCCGTGCCGACGCCCAGCTCCAGGATCGCGCCCTGCAGGCCGCCAAACAGATGCCGGCGCCAGCGCCACAGACTGAGCGCATCCAGCGGACGCATGATCGCTTCATAAAGCGCCGGTTGTTGTTCGACACCGCGCATCAGCCATGCTCCGCGATGGGAATGCCCCTGAACCTCGCCGGAGATGGTACTCTATGCCGGACTGAATGCGCAACCGGAGAAGCATGCCCATGCTACACGCCATGCTCCGTCGTTGCGCGCTGGCCGGGGTGCTGCTGCTGACGGCCTGCGCGCAGCCGGCAGCACCATCCGCGTCCTCGTCCATGCCGGCGTCTGTGGTGCCTGTCACCGTCACGCCCACGCATGCCGCCAGGCCAACCGCAACGGCAGTGCCTGTGCCTGCCACCCACCCGAGTGCCACGCCTGTGCCTACGCCCACGCTTGCGGTGGTGCAGGTCGCGCTCGCGCCGCCGACGCCGCTGGCCGACATCACCATTGTGGATCGGCCCCTGCGTGGGCTGCGCCCATTGACGGATGGTCGCGTCAAGTATCGCCTGGCGCAGTGGTCGCCGGATGGGCGGTGGATCGCGGCCACGCCCCAGGACGGGCCTGGCCTGGATCTGATCGATGCCGGGGGTGGCGCGCCGCTGCGCGTGGTGAGCGATACCTATGTGCTGGAGCCGCTGTGGGCCGACGCAGAGACGTTGATCGTGCCGCAGACCGGCGCGGACGGCGACGCGCTGGTGGCCTACCGCATTGCGGCGAGCGGGGTGGTCAGCGCCACGCTG encodes:
- a CDS encoding tetratricopeptide repeat protein — protein: MRTWFSLCCGTLLLIGVSLLILRPQPMNDARRDAEQLWRAGRIAEARRAYAALPDDLGLIQLRRGQIALLRGECPQAQVAAGRALQWPLRRDEAALAHLLLAECAARDGQTTIAAREWEAVDPRSPLRPLVDLLRGEAALRAGQPSAAAQHYLAALRLALPEPWRALAQTRLALSNDAAHSMLHAIPERLPPPAPDTRPLLPRTAAQLVQDARQLQAIHHRPAAERDLLLGQMALQQNLPRLALQHFERVPADDAHFILAQAQAAYARWQIGQQPAATQQLAELHAAHPEDPVVATLLATLLVSRGEIATAAAVLDTAERFQPLDPALALARAEVLAARREYARAAAELHRARDIAQAEARPRYALALANFYLSSAYRVCEDGVPAAREATVIAPEDAASWQALAAALYYCRRFDEARAAAQAGLQRQPDSPALHFYLGAAQMQTGAREAAQTHLIAAADGDPAGVWRQRAEALLGWDHQNSGQP
- a CDS encoding class I SAM-dependent methyltransferase, producing the protein MRGVEQQPALYEAIMRPLDALSLWRWRRHLFGGLQGAILELGVGTGRNLAAYGPGARVTAIDIDPDLLRAARRRAARHNVRLALADAQRLPFRDRSFDIVTSALVFCSIPDPAAALREVARVLRPAGRLVQLEHTRTDHPLPDALLDAITPLWRTLAGGCHPNRDTPALLQALGWRLERHERQAGGLLRLIVAVPPLS